In Thermococcus stetteri, the following proteins share a genomic window:
- a CDS encoding ATPase domain-containing protein translates to MELIPTGISSLDKALSGGFSRGSTILLSGNPGSGKTHLAIHVLYNNMKKGLKGVYVSFAETKKQFYRNALQSGIDLHKMEEAGLFKFYDMLTVPKEELEGMIAFLISDIVEFRPDIIVFDSITVFGQMFGEAHLRAFLHSIIGRLVNALDALAILIDEIPYGEKRVGFGLEEFVVDGVIILEIERTGEVIRRYLTVPKMRGRPLKRSAYEYVITEKGLEVLAIPELEFTEREALKSRFETGIPGLDGLLGGGIYEGSITLIAGPTGSGKTILALNLASNLSESGKKVLYIAYEESEAALKGTLSKLGLKDNFRIISMVPEGRTPVEYYSLIRELVERDGFDVLVIDSLSAMESHMEEKEFLKAVRYLQLLTKERGVTFILTYITGSTYRLATTGFSTLVDNLVFLSYNVPEKVGESLERYILVLKARRSKNDPTLRKFLIGEGGIRIE, encoded by the coding sequence ATGGAGCTTATACCCACGGGGATATCAAGCCTTGATAAGGCTTTAAGCGGGGGTTTCTCACGGGGATCAACGATTCTCCTCTCTGGAAATCCTGGGAGCGGAAAGACCCATCTGGCGATACACGTTCTATACAACAACATGAAGAAGGGCTTAAAGGGAGTTTACGTCTCCTTCGCGGAGACAAAGAAGCAGTTCTATAGAAACGCACTCCAGAGCGGGATTGATCTTCATAAGATGGAGGAAGCCGGCCTGTTCAAGTTCTACGACATGCTGACGGTTCCAAAGGAGGAGCTTGAGGGTATGATAGCTTTTCTGATCAGCGATATAGTTGAGTTCAGGCCGGATATAATAGTTTTTGACTCCATTACGGTTTTTGGCCAGATGTTCGGGGAGGCACACCTCCGCGCTTTTCTGCACTCGATAATCGGCCGCCTGGTAAATGCCTTGGACGCGCTGGCCATCCTCATAGATGAGATTCCCTACGGTGAGAAAAGAGTGGGCTTTGGGCTTGAGGAGTTCGTGGTGGATGGCGTGATAATATTGGAAATTGAAAGAACCGGTGAGGTCATCAGGAGGTATCTAACCGTACCCAAGATGCGCGGCAGGCCGCTCAAGCGCTCGGCCTACGAGTACGTCATAACTGAGAAGGGACTTGAGGTCCTCGCCATTCCCGAGCTTGAGTTCACAGAGCGGGAGGCCCTAAAGTCCAGGTTTGAGACGGGAATTCCCGGCCTGGACGGACTCCTTGGAGGAGGCATCTACGAGGGGAGCATAACTCTCATAGCCGGCCCAACCGGATCCGGAAAGACGATACTGGCACTCAACCTCGCATCAAACCTCTCGGAATCCGGCAAAAAGGTTCTTTACATAGCCTACGAGGAGAGTGAAGCGGCGCTTAAGGGTACGCTGTCCAAGCTCGGCCTGAAAGATAACTTCAGGATAATCTCGATGGTTCCCGAGGGGCGGACTCCAGTCGAGTACTACTCTCTTATAAGGGAACTAGTTGAAAGGGATGGCTTTGATGTCCTCGTGATAGATTCACTCTCAGCGATGGAGAGCCACATGGAAGAGAAGGAATTCTTAAAGGCCGTTCGTTACCTCCAGCTACTCACCAAGGAGAGAGGGGTGACCTTCATCCTCACATACATCACGGGGAGCACTTACAGGCTCGCTACAACGGGCTTCAGCACCCTCGTGGACAACCTGGTATTCCTGAGCTACAACGTCCCCGAGAAGGTCGGGGAATCCCTTGAGAGGTACATCCTTGTTCTCAAGGCCAGACGCTCAAAGAACGACCCGACCCTTAGGAAGTTCTTGATAGGGGAAGGGGGGATAAGGATTGAGTGA
- a CDS encoding NitrOD5 domain-containing protein, with protein MSELKAELNRALVVATVKELLTQLGPHFLPTVEAYLRAKYNSTIDIAGEDPALFYRAIEELFGEFGAAMFFYNLLMELHLKPDRRNKETVIALLKKFAGMGDGE; from the coding sequence TTGAGTGAGCTGAAGGCTGAGCTGAACAGGGCCCTGGTGGTTGCCACCGTTAAGGAGCTCCTCACCCAGCTTGGCCCCCACTTCCTGCCAACCGTCGAGGCTTACCTCAGGGCAAAATACAACTCCACGATTGACATAGCAGGTGAAGATCCCGCTTTGTTCTACCGAGCCATTGAAGAGCTCTTCGGTGAGTTCGGCGCGGCGATGTTCTTCTACAACCTCCTGATGGAACTGCACCTCAAGCCGGATAGGAGGAACAAGGAAACTGTCATAGCCCTCCTGAAAAAGTTCGCGGGTATGGGGGATGGCGAGTGA